From the genome of Pseudomonas bubulae:
GGTTTGCGCGCAGCCTTTACGGGCGAGGCGGCTTTTCGGCAGTTGGTGCTGCTCAACGTGATCCTGATCCCGCTGAGCTTCTTGCTAAATGTGAGCCGCGTAGAGCGCGCATTGCTGATCGCTGTGTGCCTGCTGGCATTGATTGTCGAGTTGTTGAACTCGGCCATTGAAGCGGTGGTTGACCGAATCTCCCTCGACCTTCACCCCTTGTCGAAAAACGCCAAGGACATGGGCAGCGCTGCCCAGTTTGTGGTGCTGACCATGATTGCCGTGGTGTGGGCAGTGATTCTGCTTTAAGCAATAGTCGGCAATACGATCTCGTCGCTGCGCTGAACCCCGGCGGTGAAGGCGCGGCACAGCTCCAGAAATTCGCGCATGGCGGATGTCTGATACTTCTTTTTGTGCCAGATAAAGAAGAACTGCCGGGCCAGATCCAGTTCAGGCGTTTCCACTGCCACCAGGCTGCCGCGCCTGAAAGCGTCACGCAACGCCAGGCGTGAAATGCAGCCAATGCCCAGCCCCGACTCAACGGCGCGCTTGATCGCTTCGGTGTGTTCCAGTTCCAGGCGAATATTGAGCGACGTTTGATGATGGCGCATGGCCTGGTCGAACGTCAGGCGAGTTCCCGAGCCTTGTTCGCGCAAAATCCAGGCTTCACGGGTCAGCTCGTCAAGTGTGGCGCGACCACGAGCTGCCAGTGGATGCTGCGGGGCGCAAAACACCACCAGTTCATCCTCGACCCAGCTCTGCACTTCAATATCCGGGTGGGCGCAATCGCCTTCGATCAGACCCAGATCAATTTCGTAGTGGGCGACTTGTTGCACGATATGAGCCGTGTTCTGAACCACCAGCTTGACCTGACTTTCCGGGTGCGCCTGCATAAAGCTGCCGATCAGCAGGGTGGCCAGATAGTTGCCGATGGTCAGTGTCGCGCCGACGGTCAATGAGCCAAAACCGGACTTGCCATTAAGCAGGTCTTCGATCTCCTTGGCCTGATCCAGTAATGCGACAGCCTGTGGCAGCAATTGCCGGCCCAGTGCGTTGAGACTCAAGCGCTTGCCGGCACGATCGAACAGCTGGCAGCTGGTCTGGCGCTCCAGTTCGGTGATCGAGGTACTGGCAGCAGATTGTGAAAGGGCCAACAAGCCGGCAGCGCGAGACACGCTCTCTTGTTGGGCGACGGCGACGAAAACCTGGAGTTGTCTGAGAGTAAATCGCATATCGATATAACCGATAACCCTTATCTTGATAATTCAGTTAACAGATATTGTCGCCGCCATTAGAATGCTGTGCAATCGCGCCCATAGTCAGCGCAGGCGAATTTAGGAGCCCCGTACATGAGCAACATGAACCACGAACGTGTCCTCAGTGTTCATCACTGGAACGACACCCTGTTCAGCTTCAAGTGTACCCGTGACCCGGGCTTGCGCTTCGAGAACGGTCAGTTCGTGATGATCGGCCTGCAACAGCCCAATGGCCGTCCGCTTATGCGTGCCTACTCGATTGCCAGCCCGAACTGGGAAGAGCATCTGGAGTTCTTCAGCATCAAGGTGCCTGATGGCCCGCTGACCTCCCAGTTGCAGCACTTGAAGGAAGGCGACGAGATCATCATCAGCAAAAAACCTACGGGGACGCTGGTGCTGGACGACTTGAAGCCGGGCAAGCATCTGTATCTGCTCAGCACCGGCACCGGTCTGGCGCCCTTTATGAGCGTTATCCAGGATCCGGAAACCTACGAGCGTTTCGAAAAAGTGATCCTGTGCCACGGTGT
Proteins encoded in this window:
- a CDS encoding LysR family transcriptional regulator; the encoded protein is MRFTLRQLQVFVAVAQQESVSRAAGLLALSQSAASTSITELERQTSCQLFDRAGKRLSLNALGRQLLPQAVALLDQAKEIEDLLNGKSGFGSLTVGATLTIGNYLATLLIGSFMQAHPESQVKLVVQNTAHIVQQVAHYEIDLGLIEGDCAHPDIEVQSWVEDELVVFCAPQHPLAARGRATLDELTREAWILREQGSGTRLTFDQAMRHHQTSLNIRLELEHTEAIKRAVESGLGIGCISRLALRDAFRRGSLVAVETPELDLARQFFFIWHKKKYQTSAMREFLELCRAFTAGVQRSDEIVLPTIA
- a CDS encoding diacylglycerol kinase; translated protein: MSPFKGKTGFKRILNAGGYSLDGLRAAFTGEAAFRQLVLLNVILIPLSFLLNVSRVERALLIAVCLLALIVELLNSAIEAVVDRISLDLHPLSKNAKDMGSAAQFVVLTMIAVVWAVILL
- the fpr gene encoding ferredoxin-NADP reductase; translation: MSNMNHERVLSVHHWNDTLFSFKCTRDPGLRFENGQFVMIGLQQPNGRPLMRAYSIASPNWEEHLEFFSIKVPDGPLTSQLQHLKEGDEIIISKKPTGTLVLDDLKPGKHLYLLSTGTGLAPFMSVIQDPETYERFEKVILCHGVRYVNEVAYREFITEHLPQNEFFGEALREKLIYYPTVTREPFENEGRLTDLMRSGKLFSDIGLPPINPQDDRAMLCGSPSMLDETSEVLNSFGLKVSPRMREPGDYLIERAFVEK